The genomic segment CCCGAGGGCGCGGCTCATGTCGACCTCGGCCCGAACCTCGGCTCGCAGGGCGCGTAGCTCGATCCCCTTAAGCGCGGCCTCCTGGGCGAAGGTCATCGCGTAACAGGCGAGGCCGCCCCAGAAGCAGTAGGCCAGCGGGTTCGGCGCGGCGCCGGATCCACCCATCGGCGGCGGGAAGTCACACTCGAAAACGGTTTCCCCACCGGGGAAGGGGATGGTGCCACGGAACTGGGGCATTCCGTCGGCGGTCTGGAACTCGCCGGTGAAGCTCACCGGGTTGACCACCGCAGCGGGGTTCTCGGTTGCCTTGGCGGCGGACTGCCTGACGGCTTCGACGTTGACGTTATGCACTCGGGTCTCCTCGGTGGTGGTGGCAGACGGCAAAGGCGTGATCAGTTCACAACTATACCGTTACATAGTGGGGTTATTGTCCGGGTCGGGCCAGAGATCAGTCCGCCAGGGCTCGCTCGAGCGCGGAGGTCACGATCGGGGCGTGTTCGACGGTGAAGGCAAGTGGCGGGCGGATCTTCAGGACGTTTCCGTGGCGGCCGGTCGTCCCGGTCAGGATCCCGGACCGACGCATCTCGTCCCGCAGCCGGACGGCCGTCGCCGGATCCGGCTCGCGGGTGTCCCGATCACGTACCAACTCGACCCCCCAGGC from the Solirubrobacterales bacterium genome contains:
- a CDS encoding OsmC family protein, which codes for MHNVNVEAVRQSAAKATENPAAVVNPVSFTGEFQTADGMPQFRGTIPFPGGETVFECDFPPPMGGSGAAPNPLAYCFWGGLACYAMTFAQEAALKGIELRALRAEVRAEVDMSRALGVSDRPPVEGINWTLEVDADATPEQLDELKQLSDNNCPGAYCIKNPITLNTKVTG